The following coding sequences lie in one Aquabacterium olei genomic window:
- the ahpC gene encoding alkyl hydroperoxide reductase subunit C, whose protein sequence is MSLINTQVQPFKTQAFVNRGGKGEFIEVTEESLKGKWSVLIFMPAAFTFNCPTEIEDAADNYAAFQAAGAEVYIVTTDTHFSHKVWHETSPAVGKAKFPLVGDPTHTLTNAFGVHIPEEGLALRGTFVVNPDGVIKTVEIHSNEIARDVSETLRKLKAAQYTAANPGQVCPAKWKEGAKTLAPSLDLVGKI, encoded by the coding sequence ATGAGCCTGATCAACACGCAAGTCCAGCCGTTCAAGACCCAAGCTTTCGTCAACCGTGGCGGCAAGGGTGAGTTCATCGAAGTCACCGAAGAAAGCCTGAAGGGCAAGTGGTCGGTTCTGATCTTCATGCCGGCAGCCTTCACCTTCAACTGCCCGACCGAGATCGAAGACGCCGCCGACAACTACGCCGCCTTCCAGGCCGCGGGCGCCGAGGTCTACATCGTCACGACCGACACCCACTTCTCGCACAAGGTGTGGCACGAAACCTCGCCGGCCGTCGGCAAGGCCAAGTTCCCGCTGGTGGGCGACCCCACCCACACGCTGACCAACGCCTTCGGCGTGCACATCCCCGAAGAAGGCCTGGCCCTGCGCGGCACCTTCGTGGTGAACCCGGACGGCGTCATCAAGACCGTCGAAATCCACTCGAACGAGATCGCCCGCGACGTGTCGGAAACCCTGCGCAAGCTGAAGGCTGCCCAGTACACCGCCGCCAACCCCGGCCAGGTCTGCCCGGCCAAGTGGAAGGAAGGCGCCAAGACCCTGGCTCCGTCGCTGGACCTGGTCGGCAAGATCTGA
- the ahpF gene encoding alkyl hydroperoxide reductase subunit F, which translates to MLDDSLKAQLGAYLERVQQPFEIVASLSDSENSREMLELLQTIQGLRADKITLKTDGQDARKPSFTLQRAGSDTSLRFAGLPLGHEFTSLVLALLWTGGHPPKEEAETLDNIRALDGDFNFEVYMSLSCHNCPDVVQALSLMAILNPKVKTTVIEGGAFQEEVEKREIMAVPMVFLNGQVFASGKMSVAEIVAKLDTNSSAKEAAKIDAKAPYDVLIVGGGPAGAAAGVYAARKGIRTGIAAERFGGQVNDTLAIENYISVLETDGPKLAAALEAHAKAYDVDIMNLQKAAQIIPAAKPGDLIQVKMENGGTLKAKTVILSTGARWRNVNVPGEAEYKNKGVAYCPHCDGPLFKGKRTAVIGGGNSGVEAAIDLAGIVAHVTLIEFADTLKADAVLVNKLKSLPNVTIHTNAQTTEITGAEGKVNGLKYKDRATGEEHTVPLEGVFVQIGLVPNTEFLRGTVELSKFGEIIVDAKGHTNVPGVFAAGDCTTVPYKQIVIAAGAGATAALSAFDHLIRQG; encoded by the coding sequence ATGCTGGACGACAGCCTCAAAGCCCAACTCGGCGCCTACCTGGAGCGCGTGCAACAGCCCTTCGAGATCGTGGCCTCCCTGAGCGACAGTGAAAACTCGCGCGAGATGCTCGAGCTGCTGCAGACGATCCAAGGTCTGCGCGCCGACAAGATCACCCTGAAGACCGACGGGCAGGACGCCCGCAAGCCTTCGTTCACGCTGCAGCGTGCCGGCAGCGACACCAGCCTGCGCTTTGCCGGCCTGCCGCTGGGCCACGAGTTCACCTCGCTGGTGCTGGCGCTGCTGTGGACGGGCGGTCACCCCCCGAAGGAAGAAGCCGAGACGCTGGACAACATCCGCGCCCTGGACGGCGACTTCAACTTCGAGGTCTACATGTCCCTGAGCTGCCACAACTGCCCGGACGTGGTGCAGGCGCTGTCGCTCATGGCCATCCTGAACCCGAAGGTCAAGACCACGGTCATCGAAGGCGGCGCCTTCCAGGAAGAGGTCGAGAAGCGCGAGATCATGGCGGTGCCCATGGTGTTCCTCAACGGCCAGGTGTTTGCCTCGGGCAAGATGTCGGTGGCCGAGATCGTGGCCAAGCTCGACACCAACTCGTCTGCCAAGGAAGCCGCCAAGATCGACGCCAAGGCGCCGTACGACGTGCTGATCGTGGGCGGTGGCCCTGCCGGTGCAGCCGCGGGTGTGTACGCAGCCCGCAAGGGCATCCGCACCGGCATCGCCGCCGAACGGTTTGGCGGGCAGGTGAACGACACGCTGGCCATCGAGAACTACATCTCGGTGCTGGAAACCGACGGGCCGAAGCTGGCTGCCGCGCTGGAAGCCCACGCCAAGGCGTACGACGTCGACATCATGAACCTGCAGAAGGCCGCGCAGATCATCCCGGCTGCGAAGCCCGGTGACCTGATTCAGGTGAAGATGGAAAACGGCGGCACGCTCAAGGCCAAGACCGTGATCCTGTCGACCGGTGCCCGTTGGCGCAACGTGAACGTGCCCGGCGAAGCCGAGTACAAGAACAAGGGCGTGGCCTACTGCCCGCACTGCGATGGCCCGCTGTTCAAGGGCAAGCGCACGGCCGTCATCGGCGGCGGCAACTCGGGTGTCGAGGCCGCCATCGACCTGGCGGGCATCGTGGCCCACGTGACGCTGATCGAGTTTGCCGACACGCTCAAGGCCGACGCCGTGCTGGTCAACAAGCTCAAGAGCCTGCCGAACGTGACCATCCACACCAACGCGCAGACCACCGAGATCACCGGCGCAGAGGGCAAGGTCAATGGCCTGAAGTACAAGGACCGCGCGACCGGTGAAGAGCACACGGTGCCGCTGGAAGGCGTGTTCGTGCAGATCGGCCTGGTGCCCAACACCGAGTTCCTGCGCGGCACGGTCGAGTTGAGCAAGTTCGGCGAGATCATCGTCGACGCCAAGGGCCACACCAACGTGCCGGGCGTGTTCGCGGCCGGCGACTGCACCACGGTGCCGTACAAGCAGATCGTGATCGCGGCCGGGGCCGGTGCGACGGCGGCATTGAGCGCCTTCGACCACCTGATCCGCCAGGGTTGA
- a CDS encoding MBL fold metallo-hydrolase has protein sequence MPLNAVPLPPSLRVLERGWLSSNQILLFDDDGATVVDTGYVTEVDDTLRLIDQALAGRPLKRIVNTHLHSDHAGGNAALQARHDCVTWIPPGESEAAATWDEDRLSYRPTSQQCPRFRFDALVHPHHTLHLGGEDWTVLPAQGHDDAMVMLWCDRQGILVSADALWEKGFGVIFPELVGEAGFEDQAATLARIADLAPRVVIPGHGAPFTAVQPALEAAQARLHWLRNEPVKHGEYALKVLVSFKLMEAQSMSQSAVEGVVRSAFDRQPALAALYAGREAAAVARDVVANLARSGAVQLRPDGGIDAPAR, from the coding sequence ATGCCCTTGAACGCCGTGCCCCTGCCCCCTTCCCTCCGCGTGCTCGAACGCGGCTGGCTGTCATCCAACCAGATTCTGCTGTTCGATGACGACGGCGCGACCGTGGTAGACACCGGCTACGTCACCGAAGTGGACGACACACTGCGGCTGATCGACCAGGCGCTGGCCGGCCGGCCGTTGAAGCGCATCGTGAACACCCATCTGCACTCCGACCATGCGGGGGGCAACGCGGCGCTGCAGGCCCGGCACGATTGCGTCACCTGGATCCCGCCCGGCGAGAGCGAGGCCGCCGCGACCTGGGACGAGGATCGCTTGAGCTACCGCCCCACCAGCCAGCAGTGCCCGCGCTTTCGCTTCGATGCGCTGGTGCACCCCCACCACACCCTGCACCTGGGGGGCGAGGACTGGACCGTGCTGCCCGCGCAGGGCCACGACGACGCGATGGTGATGCTGTGGTGCGACCGTCAGGGCATTCTGGTGTCGGCCGATGCGCTGTGGGAGAAGGGCTTCGGCGTCATCTTCCCCGAGCTGGTGGGCGAGGCGGGTTTCGAGGACCAGGCGGCCACGCTGGCGCGGATTGCCGATCTCGCGCCGCGCGTCGTGATTCCGGGCCATGGCGCGCCCTTCACCGCGGTGCAGCCTGCGCTGGAGGCTGCACAGGCCCGGCTGCACTGGCTGCGCAACGAGCCCGTGAAGCACGGCGAGTACGCGCTCAAGGTGCTGGTCTCGTTCAAGCTGATGGAGGCTCAGTCGATGAGCCAGTCTGCGGTGGAGGGGGTGGTGCGATCCGCGTTTGACCGCCAGCCGGCCCTGGCGGCGCTCTACGCGGGGCGCGAGGCGGCCGCTGTGGCGCGCGACGTGGTGGCGAACCTGGCACGCAGTGGCGCCGTGCAGCTTCGGCCCGACGGTGGCATCGACGCGCCGGCGCGATGA
- the alkB gene encoding DNA oxidative demethylase AlkB has protein sequence MPDPAVPHQADLFGAPADAGAPARPARMTLDDGVVLLPGHALANEAALLAGVNAVVAAAPWRQMQTPGGQTMQVAMTNAGPLGWVSDRRGYRYSAQDPLRDAPWPPMPDAFRALARSAAAAAGFPGFEPDACLVNRYVPGTRLSLHQDRNERDFSAPIVSVSLGVPATFLLGGLERAGGTQPIPLWHGDVLVWGGPARLRFHGVRPIKAAHHPAFGPDRVNLTFRRAG, from the coding sequence ATGCCCGACCCGGCCGTCCCCCACCAGGCCGATCTGTTTGGCGCGCCGGCCGATGCCGGGGCACCCGCCCGGCCGGCCCGCATGACGCTGGACGATGGCGTGGTGCTGCTGCCGGGGCACGCACTGGCCAACGAGGCGGCCTTGCTGGCCGGGGTGAACGCCGTTGTGGCCGCAGCCCCCTGGCGCCAGATGCAGACACCCGGCGGCCAGACCATGCAGGTCGCCATGACCAATGCCGGCCCGCTGGGCTGGGTCAGCGACCGGCGCGGCTACCGGTACAGCGCGCAAGACCCCCTGCGCGATGCACCCTGGCCCCCGATGCCGGATGCGTTTCGGGCCCTGGCCCGATCCGCCGCCGCGGCGGCCGGGTTCCCGGGCTTCGAGCCGGATGCCTGCCTGGTGAACCGCTACGTGCCGGGCACGCGCCTGTCACTCCACCAGGACCGCAACGAGCGCGATTTCAGCGCGCCCATCGTGTCGGTCTCGCTCGGTGTGCCGGCCACGTTTCTGCTGGGTGGGCTGGAGCGGGCGGGTGGCACCCAACCCATCCCGCTGTGGCACGGTGATGTGCTGGTGTGGGGTGGCCCCGCCCGGCTGCGCTTTCATGGTGTGCGCCCGATCAAGGCGGCGCACCACCCGGCCTTCGGCCCCGACCGGGTCAACCTCACGTTCCGGCGCGCAGGGTAG
- a CDS encoding aminoacyl-histidine dipeptidase, whose protein sequence is MSAAAPLSTPDLSAPFAGLEPALVWAHFATLCRIPRPSKHEAALREHLIDWATARGLSNEVDAAGNLLIRKPASPGHEAAPGVVLQAHLDMVTQKNSDSGHDFFQDPIVPVQRDGWLVAEGTTLGADNGMGVAMMLAVLEDATAVHGPLEALFTVDEEAGMGGAHGLAAGALAGRLMLNLDTEEWGEFYLGCAGGVDVNVSRHAAPLLRPAHLAVFDLTLRGLRGGHSGVDIHEERGNAIKLLVRVLQDLCATLPVQLVSLRGGTARNALPREAFATVALPPDQAEALHAALARWAGLLTDELTGIESGLSLTAEPTPAPLPGYVMAPAEQAVWLASLNAAPHGVRRMSRQVPGVVETSNNLGVVGLTPEGGQANFMVRSLRDSGSLALAEEIASLFNLSGTTVQIDGHYPGWTPNPASPLLALCQRVYAAREGAPARVQVIHAGLECGILAAKHPGMDIVSFGPTIRGAHAPGERVDIASVGQCHALLLAILAEAATLRG, encoded by the coding sequence ATGTCTGCCGCCGCACCTCTGTCCACGCCTGACCTGTCTGCCCCGTTTGCCGGCCTGGAACCGGCCTTGGTTTGGGCCCACTTCGCCACGCTGTGCCGCATCCCCCGCCCCTCGAAGCACGAGGCGGCGCTGCGTGAGCACCTCATCGACTGGGCCACCGCGCGGGGCCTGTCCAACGAGGTGGACGCGGCGGGCAACCTGCTGATCCGCAAGCCGGCCTCGCCGGGCCACGAGGCGGCGCCGGGCGTGGTGCTGCAGGCCCACCTCGACATGGTCACGCAGAAGAACAGCGACAGCGGGCACGACTTCTTTCAGGACCCGATCGTGCCGGTGCAGCGCGATGGCTGGCTGGTGGCCGAGGGCACGACGCTGGGGGCCGACAACGGCATGGGCGTGGCGATGATGCTGGCGGTGCTGGAAGACGCCACCGCCGTGCACGGGCCGCTGGAAGCGCTGTTCACCGTGGACGAGGAAGCCGGCATGGGCGGTGCCCATGGGCTGGCGGCCGGGGCGCTGGCAGGGCGGTTGATGCTCAACCTCGACACCGAGGAATGGGGCGAGTTCTACCTGGGCTGCGCTGGCGGAGTGGACGTGAACGTGAGCCGCCACGCAGCGCCCCTGCTGCGGCCGGCGCACCTCGCGGTGTTCGACCTGACCCTGCGCGGCCTGCGCGGCGGCCACTCCGGCGTCGACATCCATGAAGAGCGCGGCAACGCCATCAAGCTGCTGGTGCGCGTGCTGCAGGACCTGTGCGCCACCTTGCCGGTGCAGCTGGTGAGCCTGCGCGGTGGCACCGCCCGCAACGCGCTGCCGCGCGAGGCGTTTGCCACGGTGGCCCTGCCGCCAGACCAGGCGGAGGCCCTGCACGCTGCGCTGGCGCGCTGGGCCGGCCTGCTGACCGATGAACTGACGGGCATCGAGTCGGGCCTGAGCCTGACCGCGGAGCCCACACCGGCACCGCTGCCCGGCTACGTGATGGCGCCCGCCGAACAGGCTGTGTGGCTCGCCAGCCTGAACGCCGCCCCGCACGGCGTGCGCCGCATGAGCCGCCAGGTGCCGGGCGTGGTCGAGACCTCCAACAACCTCGGTGTGGTGGGCCTGACGCCCGAAGGCGGGCAGGCGAACTTCATGGTCCGCTCGCTGCGGGACAGCGGCAGCCTGGCGCTGGCCGAAGAGATTGCCAGCCTGTTCAACCTGAGCGGCACCACGGTGCAGATCGACGGGCATTACCCCGGCTGGACGCCGAACCCGGCCTCGCCGCTGCTGGCGCTGTGCCAGCGGGTGTATGCCGCGCGCGAGGGCGCCCCCGCCCGCGTGCAGGTGATCCACGCCGGCCTGGAGTGCGGCATCCTGGCCGCCAAACACCCGGGCATGGACATCGTGTCCTTCGGGCCGACGATCCGCGGGGCGCACGCGCCGGGCGAACGCGTGGACATCGCCTCGGTGGGGCAGTGTCATGCGCTGCTGCTCGCCATCCTGGCCGAGGCCGCCACGCTGCGGGGCTGA